From Glycine soja cultivar W05 chromosome 4, ASM419377v2, whole genome shotgun sequence, the proteins below share one genomic window:
- the LOC114410657 gene encoding uncharacterized protein LOC114410657, which produces MDSMMEAMLRMKQLMESNAATDAAASKAAKADLALPTVAHHPVPNIVGRGRSTSGHVNNPHPGYNRGAYPYGLPPNYTPPTMHEDVGHVTPLTLEGDSPRHPNGVHENPQECAQGDVDSNSLFPAEGLAPNALPQTNVTGEPRNHPTQPMFLSVGGSPPAAEEKEKLDLIEERLRAIEEFGDHPFTDMTDLCLVPDVVIPPKFKVPDFDRYKGTTCPKNHLKMYCRKMGAYSRDKKLLMRFFQDSLAGVVVIWYTHLEASNIRT; this is translated from the coding sequence atggattctatgatggaggccatgctgAGAATGAAACAACTAATGGAGAGTAACGCGGCCACTGACGCCGCTGCTAGCAAGGCTGCTAAGGCAGACCTGGCTCTCCCGACTGTTGCGCACCATCCTGTTCCAAACATTGTGGGACGAGGGAGAAGCACATCGGGGCATGTCAACAACCCCCATCCGGGGTACAACCGAGGTGCTTACCCCTACGGTTTACCACCCAACTACACACCACCAACCATGCATGAAGATGTCGGTCACGTTACTCCCCTCACCCTCGAAGGGGATTCTCCTCGGCACCCTAACGGGGTCCACGAGAATCCTCAAGAGTGCGCTCAAGGAGACGTCGACTCCAACTCCCTGTTTCCTGCTGAAGGGCTGGCGCCTAACGCATTACCTCAAACCAATGTCACGGGAGAGCCTCGAAACCACCCAACACAGCCAATGTTTCTGTCCGTGGGAGGGTCGCCCCCGGCTgcagaagaaaaggaaaaactcgATCTCATAGAAGAGAGATTGAGGGCTATTGAAGAATTCGGCGATCATCCGTTCACAGATATGACCGACCTGTGCCTGGTGCCGGACGTCGTCatccctccgaagttcaaggtacCTGACTTTGATAGgtataaagggacgacatgtcctaAGAATCACCTAAAAATGTACTGTCGAAAGATGGGTGCATATTCCAGGGACAAGAAGTTATTGATGCGTTTCTTTCAAGATAGTTTGGCTGGGGTAGTAGTCATCTGGTACACTCACCTAGAAGCTTCTAACATTCGCACCTAG
- the LOC114410658 gene encoding uncharacterized protein LOC114410658 encodes MRNFSPRQAQNFTPIPMTYGDLLPSLIANQLAVVIPGRIFQPSFPKWYNPSATCTYHGGTPGHSVEQCLALKSKVQGLIEVGWLTFQEDGLNIKTNPLANHGGGAINAIEVSRSHGPKILKDVTTSTKFIYKALPKAGMIPCGGHKEDSCLMHTGVLHDMETCSAIRDLLQQMIDQGRLEVSNEEEEEQHICMQSADKKGPKKPKPLVIHFTRDTAPQRPRHPSTVSGVRPISFPYKNSHIVPWRYAPPGGRKEEAIDIGSLLAKVTNITRLSGITRSGRVFAPPGLPTQLANAKGKAKVTEGQNVKVIPAPDEDVPTNEFAEGREDCGKKEVSLKEAGEFLRSIQQSEFKIIEQVNKNPARVSLLELLMSSEPHRALLVKVLNEAHVAQEISIEGFEGIVNNITANNYLTFAEEEIPAEGRGHNRALHVLVKCMEHVMAKVLIDNSSSLNVMPKSTLEKFPFNASHLRLSSMVVSAFDGSRREVRGEIDLPLQIGPHTCRVTFQVTDINPAYNCLLGRPWIHSVGVVPSTLHQKLKFVVEGHLVIVSGEEDVLVSCSSSMSYVESTEESLETTFQSFEVVSIASVDSLPRQPHLSGAAMMVARVMLGHDYDPGMGLGKNNDGRADLVRVRGNHGKFGLGYKPTQADVRKNISERKNKGQGPWSRQKAKEVPPCHISRSFVSAGLRRAGQVAAICDEDSPRRSDLIQPCPPNFQLGNWRVEERPEVYTTSIISNDESREGTNTGDPTVDFEQEASQMEDEEDEDVGLPPELERIFAQEDREMRPHQEETKLVDLGTGSENKEVKVGTGMTTPVHEELVALLRDYQDVFAWSYQDMPGLSHDIVQHRLPLNSGYSSLTTTYEPLFKLLRKNQSVHWDEDCQEAFGKIKQRLMNPPVLMPSVPGRPLILYMTVLDESMGCMLGQHDESGKRERVIYYLSKKFTACEMNYSLLERTCCALVWASHCLR; translated from the exons ATGAGGAACTTTTCGCCAAGGCAAGCTCAGAATttcaccccgatcccaatgacgtatgGGGACCTCTTGCCATCtctcatcgccaaccaattgGCCGTGGTGATTCCGGGAAGGATCTTCCAGCCTTcgttcccaaagtggtataaccCTAGCGCAACCTGCACATACCATGGGGGAACCCCGGGCCACTCGGTCGAACAGTGCTTGGCCTTGAAGAGCAAGGTCCAAGGCTTGATAGAAGTCGGATGGTTGACATTTCAAGAGGACGGGCTCAACATAAAGACAAACCCtcttgccaatcatggagggggagctaTTAATGCCATCGAGGTGAGTAGGTCGCACGGGCCCAAAATTTTGAAGGACGTAACGACCTCCACAAAGTTTATCTATAAAGCCTTACCAAAGGCGGGCATGATTCCCTGCGGCGGGCACAAAGAGGATTCATGTTTAATGCATACGGGCGtactgcatgacatggaaacgtgttcAGCGATAAGAGATCTATTACAAcaaatgatagaccaaggtcggCTTGAGGTCAGcaatgaggaggaggaggaacaacatatatgcatgcagtcggCAGATAAGAAGGGTCCTAAAAAGCCTAAACCCTTGGTAATACACTTCACTAGGGACACGGCTCCCCAAAGGCCCCGACACCCCTCGACCGTGTCGGGAGTTAGACCTATTTCGTTTCCTTACAAGAACAGCCACATAGTTCCATGGAGGTACGCCCCTCCGGGCGGTAGGAAGGAAGAAGCTATCGACATCGGCTCACTATTGGCCAAAGTAACCAACATCACCAGGCTGAGCGGCATAACTCGCAGCGGTCGCGTGTTTGCACCCCCTGGCCTGCCAACGCAGCTCGCAAACGCTAAAGGGAAGGCAAAGGTGACCGAAGGACAAAATGTCAAGGTGATCCCCGCACCAGACGAGGATGTTCCGACAAACGAATTTGCCGAGGGAAGAGAAGACTGCGGCAAGAAAGAGGTATCACTCAAGGAGGCCGGTGAGTTCCTCCGCAgtatccaacaaagcgagttcaaaATCATTGAACAAGTCAACAAGAACCCAGCTAGAGTCTCCCTTCTGGAGctgctcatgagctctgagcctcaccGAGCTTTGTTGGTAAAAGTCTTGAATGAAGCTCACGTAGCCCAAGAAATCTCCATAGAAGGCTTTGAGGGGATTGTCAATAACATCACAGCCAACAATTACCTCACCTTTGCTGAAGaggaaatccccgccgaggggagagggcataatagggCCTTACATGTGTTGGTCAAATGCATGGAACACGTTATGGCCAAAGTACTCATCGACAACAGCTCAAGCCTGAATGTGATGCCCAAGAGCACGTTGGAGAAGTTTCCATTTAATGCCTCCCACCTGAGGCTGAGTTCCATGGTGGTCAGTGCCTTCGATGGCAGTCGCCGAGAGGTAAGGGGAGAGATTGACCTCCCATTACAGATAGGGCCTCATACCTGTCGAGTTACATTCCAAGTGACGGATATCAATCCGGCCTACAATTGTCTTTTGGGGCGTccatggatccactcagtgggagtcgtcCCCtccacactccaccaaaagctaaAGTTTGTTGTGGAAGGACATTTGGTCATAGTATCAGGTGAGGAAGATGTCCTGGTAAGTTGTTCTTCCTCTATGTCGTATGTGGAATCCACggaggagtcattggaaacgactttccaatcttttgaggtagtaagcatcGCTTCTGTAGATTCCCTCCCTAGGCAGCCCCACCTGTCTGGCGCGGCaatgatggtggcccgggtgatGTTAGGGCACGACTATGATcccggaatgggtttgggcAAGAATAACGACGGCAGGGCCGACCTAGTAAGAGTTAGAGGAAACcatgggaagtttgggttaggctataaacctacACAGGCTGACGTAAGGAAAAACATCTCGGAAAGGAAGAACAAAGGCCAAGGCCCATGGTCGAGACAGAAAGCCAAAGAGGTTCCACCgtgccacatcagtaggagcttcGTGAGTGCAGGTTTAAGACGCGCAGGACAAGTCGCCGCGATATGCGATGAGGACTCCCCGAGGAGATCGGATTTGATACAGCCATGCCCTCCCAATTTCCAACTAGGGAATTGGCGGGTAGAGGAACGCCCGGAGGTTTAcacgacaagcataat ATCCAATGACGAGTCCcgcgaaggtactaataccgggGACCCGACCGTCGATTTTGAGCAAGAAGCGAGTCAGATGGAGGATGAAGAAGACGAAGATGTAGGGCTTCCCCCAGAGCTAGAGAGGATATTTGCTCAGGAGGATCGAGAGATGAGGCCgcatcaagaagagacaaaaCTCGTAGACTTAGGTACCGGCAGTGAAAATAAGGAAGTGAAagtaggcacgggtatgaccacCCCCGTCCATGAAGAATTAGTGGCCCTGCTGCGGGACTACCAAGACGTCTTTGCCTGGTCATACCAAGACATGCCTGGTTTAAGCcacgacattgtgcagcacagGTTACCTTTGAACTCCGGTTATTCTTCG ctcacaaCTACCtatgagccgttgttcaagctcttacgcaagaACCAGTCCGTCCACTGGGacgaggattgccaagaggcgtTTGGAAAAATCAAACAGCGCCTCATgaaccctcccgtgcttatgccgtCGGTGCCTGGgagacctctcatcttgtacatgacggTTTTGGATGAGTCAATGGGGTGCATGCTGGGGCAGCATGACGAGTCCGGAAAAAGAGAGCGAGTCATCTACTACTTAagcaagaagttcacggcctgtgagatgaactactccctgctgGAAAGGACATGTTGCGCTTTGGTTTGGGCGTCCCACTGTCTAAGatag